One Fontisphaera persica DNA window includes the following coding sequences:
- a CDS encoding carbon starvation CstA family protein — protein sequence MNGKTWVRWLIWGGVAVLGAAAYATLAAARKEPINSGYLLIAALCTYAIGYRFYSKWLAAKVLALNDRRATPCEVHEDGKDYVKTNKWIVFGHHFAAISGPGPLVGPVLAAQFGYLPGTLWILIGVVIGGAVHDFVTLFASIRRDGKSLAQMVREEIGTTAGAVGMVGILAIMTILLAVLALVVVNALAESPWGVFTVGATIPIALMMGCYLRFLRVGKVLEVSAIGVVLLLLAVWGGQKVYASPVWSQVFHLHAETLAWAILVYGLMASVLPVWLLLAPRDYLSTFMKLGTIFLLALGVLLVLPEMQMPAVSKFVDGSGLVVPGKLFPFCFITIACGAISGFHALISSGITPKIITREGYARMVGYGAMCLESLVAIMAMIAACTLDPGVYLAMNVKGAGADPAADIRQKVSQSGFYRYEWNEASRAWLPQPVTVDAQAMTTLAEEVGEKTLYGRTGGAATLAVGMANIFSRLTHGRWLDIWYHFAIMFEALFILTTLDAGTRVGRYLLQDFLGRLHAPLGETRRFGANLLASVLMVSGWGFFLIQGVRDAEGGVKALWPIFGIANQMLAAIALCLGTTILLKMQLQRRQAAAAGVPRSLAVVLVTAVPLVWLLAVTCSAGAIKVFHPHPRMGFWAAAQAADQALPKLQQELAAARARGDAPAVAQLEQRVLDARRSRFNNRVDAVVTAVFLALIATMVTLSARTWWQLLRQRQPATLKETEPVWLPEYAVVEGSPRGWWGWLALVLLAAKEVSGQAACERAQQQALCACGHLHPAPPAAAVRPGAPEPGPPLPSRGEIVAQMLEKRYGGGVNRCC from the coding sequence ATGAACGGAAAAACTTGGGTGCGCTGGCTGATCTGGGGCGGCGTGGCGGTGTTGGGGGCGGCAGCTTACGCCACGCTGGCCGCCGCCCGCAAGGAACCCATCAATTCGGGGTATCTGCTCATTGCGGCCCTGTGCACTTATGCCATTGGCTACCGCTTTTATTCCAAATGGCTGGCGGCCAAGGTGCTGGCTCTGAATGACCGCCGCGCCACGCCTTGCGAAGTGCATGAGGACGGCAAGGACTACGTCAAGACCAACAAGTGGATTGTCTTTGGGCATCACTTCGCCGCCATTTCCGGCCCGGGGCCGCTGGTGGGGCCGGTGTTGGCGGCGCAATTTGGGTATTTGCCGGGGACGTTGTGGATTTTGATTGGGGTGGTCATCGGGGGCGCGGTGCATGATTTTGTGACGTTGTTTGCCTCGATTCGGCGCGATGGCAAGTCGCTGGCGCAAATGGTGCGGGAGGAAATTGGCACCACGGCGGGGGCGGTGGGCATGGTGGGGATTCTGGCCATCATGACCATATTGCTGGCGGTGCTGGCGCTGGTGGTGGTGAATGCGCTGGCCGAAAGCCCGTGGGGAGTGTTCACGGTGGGGGCCACCATTCCCATCGCCCTGATGATGGGGTGTTATCTGCGGTTTTTACGGGTGGGCAAGGTGCTGGAAGTGTCGGCCATCGGCGTGGTTTTGTTGTTGCTGGCCGTGTGGGGCGGGCAGAAGGTTTATGCCAGCCCGGTCTGGTCCCAGGTGTTTCATCTCCATGCGGAGACGCTGGCGTGGGCCATTCTGGTGTATGGCCTGATGGCCAGTGTGTTGCCGGTGTGGTTGCTCCTGGCGCCGCGGGATTATCTCAGCACGTTCATGAAACTGGGCACCATTTTTCTGCTGGCGCTGGGCGTGTTGCTGGTGCTGCCGGAAATGCAGATGCCGGCGGTCAGCAAATTCGTGGACGGCAGCGGGCTGGTGGTGCCGGGCAAGTTGTTTCCGTTTTGTTTCATCACCATCGCCTGCGGGGCGATTTCCGGTTTTCATGCGCTCATTTCCAGCGGCATTACGCCCAAAATCATCACCCGCGAAGGCTATGCCCGCATGGTGGGATACGGAGCCATGTGTTTGGAGTCGCTGGTGGCCATCATGGCCATGATTGCCGCCTGCACGCTGGACCCCGGCGTTTACCTGGCCATGAATGTCAAGGGCGCGGGCGCGGACCCCGCGGCGGACATCCGCCAGAAAGTCAGCCAGTCCGGCTTTTATCGTTATGAATGGAATGAGGCCTCCCGCGCCTGGCTGCCCCAGCCGGTCACGGTGGATGCGCAAGCCATGACCACGCTGGCTGAGGAGGTGGGCGAGAAAACCCTTTATGGCCGCACCGGCGGCGCGGCCACCCTCGCCGTGGGCATGGCCAACATCTTTTCCCGGCTGACGCATGGCCGCTGGCTGGATATCTGGTACCACTTTGCCATCATGTTTGAGGCGCTGTTCATCCTGACGACCTTGGATGCCGGCACACGTGTGGGGCGTTATTTGTTGCAAGATTTTCTGGGGCGTCTCCATGCCCCGCTGGGCGAAACGCGCCGGTTTGGCGCCAACCTGCTGGCCAGCGTGCTGATGGTGTCCGGCTGGGGATTTTTCCTGATTCAGGGGGTGCGCGATGCGGAGGGTGGCGTGAAGGCGCTCTGGCCGATTTTTGGCATTGCCAACCAGATGCTGGCGGCCATTGCGTTGTGCCTGGGCACGACGATTCTGCTGAAGATGCAGCTTCAGCGCCGGCAAGCCGCTGCGGCCGGAGTGCCGCGCTCGCTGGCGGTGGTGCTGGTGACGGCGGTGCCCCTGGTGTGGTTGCTGGCGGTCACGTGCAGTGCCGGGGCCATCAAGGTGTTTCATCCCCATCCGCGCATGGGTTTCTGGGCGGCGGCGCAGGCGGCGGACCAGGCCCTGCCCAAACTGCAACAGGAGCTGGCCGCAGCCCGGGCGCGGGGCGACGCCCCGGCGGTGGCGCAGCTCGAGCAGCGTGTGCTGGATGCCCGGCGCAGCCGGTTCAACAACCGGGTGGACGCCGTGGTGACCGCGGTGTTTCTGGCGCTGATTGCCACCATGGTGACGTTGAGCGCGCGCACGTGGTGGCAACTGCTGCGGCAGCGGCAGCCCGCCACGCTCAAAGAAACCGAGCCGGTCTGGCTGCCGGAGTACGCGGTGGTGGAAGGCTCGCCCCGCGGGTGGTGGGGCTGGCTGGCGCTGGTGTTGCTGGCGGCCAAAGAGGTCTCCGGGCAGGCCGCCTGCGAGCGCGCGCAGCAACAGGCGCTGTGCGCGTGCGGACACCTGCACCCCGCCCCCCCGGCGGCCGCCGTGAGGCCCGGGGCGCCGGAGCCGGGGCCTCCCCTGCCTTCCCGCGGGGAAATCGTTGCGCAAATGCTGGAAAAGCGTTATGGTGGAGGAGTCAATCGTTGTTGTTGA
- the rsfS gene encoding ribosome silencing factor yields the protein MDSKKLAVTIRELADAKKAENITVLDVRGLSTVTDFFVIATGTSEPHLRAIADEITEKLEENAGLRPRAIDGQVPTHWMVLDYVDVIAHVMRAEVRAKYDLEGLWGDAPRLRPRRKAKVKTVAG from the coding sequence ATGGATTCCAAAAAACTTGCCGTAACCATCCGCGAACTGGCCGACGCCAAGAAGGCGGAGAACATCACGGTGCTGGATGTGCGTGGCTTGAGCACGGTGACGGACTTTTTTGTCATCGCCACCGGCACCAGCGAGCCGCACTTGCGCGCGATTGCGGACGAAATCACCGAAAAACTGGAGGAGAACGCGGGGTTGCGTCCGCGGGCGATTGACGGGCAGGTGCCGACGCACTGGATGGTGCTGGATTATGTGGATGTGATTGCCCATGTCATGCGGGCGGAAGTGCGCGCCAAGTATGATTTGGAAGGGCTGTGGGGGGATGCTCCCCGGCTGCGGCCGCGCCGCAAAGCCAAGGTCAAGACGGTGGCCGGCTGA
- a CDS encoding PUR family DNA/RNA-binding protein: protein MITNDRSSYGQRPSHGSAGGSRPPAPEETLRREEIVVERKKFIFTLKENQRGRFLRITEDVNGRRDNIIVPAPGLAEFRRVLEEMAKAAEAPSPSGQAPSPE, encoded by the coding sequence ATGATCACAAACGACCGTTCATCGTACGGGCAACGGCCATCCCACGGATCGGCGGGGGGAAGCAGACCGCCTGCGCCGGAAGAAACACTCCGGCGCGAGGAAATCGTGGTGGAACGCAAGAAATTCATTTTCACGCTCAAGGAAAATCAGCGCGGAAGATTTTTGCGCATCACGGAGGACGTTAACGGGCGGCGCGACAATATCATCGTCCCAGCGCCCGGTCTGGCGGAGTTCAGGCGCGTTTTGGAGGAGATGGCGAAGGCGGCGGAAGCGCCCAGCCCCTCCGGCCAGGCGCCCTCCCCGGAATGA
- a CDS encoding DUF420 domain-containing protein, producing MPLTLEMLPTLNACLNTLATLCLLAGYWAIRRGHPKVHRALMVSALAASTAFLTSYLIYHAQAERTVFREPAWFRPIYLVILLTHTVLAVVIVPLVLTTLWRAWKEQWDAHRRLARWTLPLWLYVSVTGVLIYYLLYVKYPQTRPVPPPRGATLQSSPGPYRARCMPPAEAVSMGRPSNTSRTSFNRAAVA from the coding sequence ATGCCGCTGACCTTGGAAATGCTGCCCACCCTCAACGCCTGCCTCAACACGCTGGCCACGCTGTGTTTGCTGGCGGGCTATTGGGCCATCCGGCGGGGCCATCCCAAAGTTCACCGGGCGCTGATGGTCAGCGCGTTGGCCGCCTCCACAGCTTTTTTGACGAGCTACTTGATTTACCATGCGCAGGCCGAGCGCACCGTGTTTCGGGAGCCGGCCTGGTTTCGCCCCATTTATTTGGTCATTTTGCTGACGCACACCGTGCTGGCGGTGGTCATTGTTCCGCTGGTGCTCACCACCCTCTGGCGCGCCTGGAAGGAGCAATGGGATGCGCACCGGCGGCTGGCCCGGTGGACTCTGCCGCTGTGGCTTTACGTGTCGGTCACTGGCGTGTTGATTTACTACCTCCTCTACGTGAAATACCCGCAAACTCGCCCGGTGCCTCCCCCGCGCGGGGCAACGCTGCAATCATCTCCCGGACCTTACAGGGCGCGCTGCATGCCCCCGGCCGAGGCTGTTTCCATGGGCCGACCGTCCAATACATCGCGGACCAGCTTCAACAGGGCCGCGGTGGCATAA
- a CDS encoding SCO family protein, translated as MQVAGKTATPPQRTPRAGGGTLYLGLTLLAITVVAVILLWFFRQRLQEASAARNAPLPVLGQVPPFTLTNQLGQVVTLNDLTGKVWVADIIFTRCAGPCPVMTLQMSELQPLWAAEPTVKLITLTTDPLYDTPEVLRAYGQKVKADPQRWWFLTGDKAEIARLAVQGLRLTAVPVPEAERANPADLFIHSTLFVVVDKHGRLRAVVETQEDDVEEGEAPRQGRSRWEREAKPHLQAIVRRLLEEP; from the coding sequence ATGCAAGTGGCAGGAAAAACAGCCACCCCCCCGCAGCGCACGCCTCGGGCGGGCGGAGGCACCTTGTATTTGGGGCTGACGCTGCTCGCCATCACGGTGGTGGCGGTCATATTACTTTGGTTTTTCCGCCAGCGCCTGCAGGAAGCCAGTGCTGCCCGCAACGCTCCCCTGCCCGTCCTTGGCCAAGTGCCGCCCTTTACTTTAACCAACCAGTTGGGACAGGTCGTTACCTTGAATGATTTGACCGGCAAGGTTTGGGTGGCCGATATCATCTTTACCCGCTGCGCCGGCCCCTGCCCCGTCATGACCTTGCAAATGAGCGAGCTGCAACCCCTCTGGGCAGCCGAACCCACCGTGAAACTCATCACCTTGACCACCGACCCCCTTTACGATACCCCCGAGGTGCTGCGGGCTTATGGGCAGAAGGTCAAGGCAGACCCCCAGCGCTGGTGGTTCCTCACCGGCGACAAGGCGGAAATTGCCCGCCTGGCGGTCCAAGGTTTGCGTTTGACCGCCGTGCCGGTGCCGGAAGCCGAACGCGCCAACCCTGCCGATTTGTTCATTCACAGCACGTTGTTTGTGGTGGTGGATAAACACGGCCGCCTGCGCGCGGTGGTGGAAACCCAGGAGGACGACGTGGAGGAGGGCGAAGCACCCCGGCAGGGCCGTTCGCGGTGGGAGCGCGAAGCCAAACCGCACCTGCAGGCTATCGTGCGCCGTTTGCTGGAGGAGCCTTGA
- the nadD gene encoding nicotinate (nicotinamide) nucleotide adenylyltransferase has product MERIGLFGGSFNPVTYGHLCMARAAWEALELQRLYFIPASQSPFKPHSPPAPPALRLRWLRLALAGWSGCVVDDVEIRRGGISYTVDTVAEFRRRYPGAELFWILGADQACTLPQWHAAETLAEWVQFAVCPRPGQPAPALSPPFRGRVIEAPAMGVSASLVRQRAAAGLSLEGLLPAAVAEDLMREKIYHAP; this is encoded by the coding sequence ATGGAACGCATTGGACTTTTTGGCGGTTCGTTTAATCCGGTGACCTATGGTCATTTGTGCATGGCGCGCGCGGCCTGGGAAGCCTTGGAATTGCAACGCCTGTATTTCATCCCGGCCAGCCAGTCGCCTTTCAAACCCCACTCGCCCCCGGCGCCTCCGGCGCTGCGCCTGCGCTGGCTGCGCCTGGCGCTGGCGGGCTGGAGCGGCTGTGTCGTGGATGATGTGGAAATCCGTCGGGGTGGCATTTCCTACACGGTGGATACGGTGGCCGAGTTTCGCCGGCGTTACCCCGGCGCAGAGCTGTTCTGGATTTTGGGCGCCGACCAGGCCTGTACCCTGCCGCAATGGCATGCTGCGGAAACGCTGGCCGAGTGGGTGCAATTTGCCGTCTGCCCGCGGCCGGGCCAGCCGGCGCCTGCACTATCGCCGCCCTTTCGGGGGCGGGTCATCGAAGCGCCGGCCATGGGAGTTTCCGCCTCCCTCGTGCGGCAGCGCGCTGCGGCCGGGCTGTCCCTTGAAGGACTGCTCCCGGCCGCGGTGGCGGAAGATTTAATGCGGGAAAAAATCTATCACGCTCCTTAA